The Fimbriimonas ginsengisoli Gsoil 348 genome window below encodes:
- a CDS encoding bifunctional rhamnulose-1-phosphate aldolase/short-chain dehydrogenase gives MHLRYLKDLWNDDETRGMDEPELLRYRSNLLGSDLRLTNFGGGNTSAKVTMADPVTGEDVTVLWVKGSGGDLGTIKRDGFATLYLDRLLALKNRYKGVDEEDAMADMYPLCTFNNNPRAASIDTPLHGFLPYKHVDHLHPDWAIALAACANGPEQLKRLEEETGLKLAWLPWKRPGFELGLWLQKADAENPGLDGIILGSHGLFTWGNTSRESYLNTLRVIDGIGQYVMKRVDAKGEALFGGAVGDVREDRERLAVDLLPALRGRIGGVIGHYDARPEVLRFVNSAKLDALAWQGTSCPDHFVRTKVRPMVLRDTSVAGIEAAFAKYRNEYRAYYEENRLPDSPALRNPNPTVVLVPGVGLFSFGKNKTEARITGEFYVNAIHVMEGATALAGELPMQAGIQPELVVDNYVALPLREAFNIEYWSLEEAKLQRMPPEKEMSRKVAVLVGASPGIGHGVAELLLKNGAHLVVTDVNAELAEKTAEEMRAKYGREVVASQAVNITDRESVRRMLDGVVSEYGGLDVLVNIAAVFIAPGPDGKVADELWKRTYEINVVGSAIIAEEARAVVAKQGTKGSFVLVSSANAVVSKKGSVAYDTSKAAVNHLVRELAIEFSPDVRVNAIAPATVVEGSQMFPRDRTISSLQKYDIAFEESESTEDLRAKLANFYAQRTLLKQPVSPAKVAEAIYLLATDRFSLTTGHVVPVDAGLPEAFLR, from the coding sequence TGCTGCGCTACCGCTCCAACCTGCTTGGCAGCGATTTACGGCTCACTAATTTTGGCGGCGGGAACACCTCCGCGAAGGTGACGATGGCGGACCCGGTAACCGGCGAGGACGTCACCGTCCTCTGGGTGAAAGGGAGCGGCGGCGACCTGGGAACGATCAAGCGGGACGGCTTTGCGACGCTCTACCTGGACCGGCTGCTCGCGCTGAAAAACCGCTACAAAGGTGTCGACGAAGAGGACGCGATGGCGGACATGTATCCGCTCTGCACGTTTAACAACAACCCGAGAGCGGCGAGCATCGACACTCCGCTGCACGGCTTTCTGCCTTACAAACACGTTGACCACCTGCACCCGGACTGGGCGATCGCGCTGGCGGCATGCGCGAACGGACCCGAGCAGCTGAAGCGGCTGGAAGAGGAAACGGGCCTCAAGCTGGCTTGGCTCCCCTGGAAGCGGCCCGGATTCGAGCTCGGGCTTTGGCTTCAGAAAGCGGATGCGGAGAACCCCGGCCTCGACGGAATCATTCTCGGCTCGCACGGGCTGTTTACCTGGGGGAACACTAGCCGCGAGTCGTATTTGAACACCCTTCGAGTCATCGACGGCATTGGCCAGTACGTGATGAAGCGGGTCGACGCCAAGGGCGAGGCGCTGTTTGGCGGGGCCGTCGGCGATGTCCGCGAAGACCGCGAGCGGCTAGCCGTCGACCTACTTCCAGCGCTGCGAGGGCGGATCGGAGGAGTAATTGGCCACTATGACGCGAGACCCGAAGTCTTGCGATTTGTGAACTCGGCCAAGCTGGACGCGCTGGCTTGGCAGGGGACGAGCTGCCCCGACCACTTCGTGCGCACCAAGGTGCGGCCGATGGTGCTCAGGGACACCAGCGTGGCGGGAATCGAGGCGGCTTTCGCCAAATACCGGAACGAGTACCGCGCGTATTACGAAGAGAATCGTCTGCCCGATTCACCCGCCCTCCGGAACCCCAACCCTACGGTGGTGCTCGTCCCCGGAGTTGGCCTGTTTAGCTTTGGGAAGAATAAGACCGAGGCGCGAATCACCGGCGAGTTCTATGTCAACGCGATCCACGTGATGGAAGGAGCGACCGCGCTCGCCGGCGAGCTGCCGATGCAGGCGGGCATTCAGCCAGAGCTTGTAGTGGATAACTACGTAGCGCTTCCCCTGCGCGAGGCATTCAACATCGAATATTGGAGCCTGGAAGAGGCGAAGCTGCAGCGGATGCCTCCAGAAAAGGAGATGAGCCGCAAGGTAGCGGTGTTGGTCGGCGCGAGCCCCGGCATCGGCCACGGAGTCGCCGAGCTGCTCCTGAAAAACGGAGCCCACCTGGTGGTCACCGATGTCAACGCCGAACTCGCCGAGAAGACGGCGGAGGAGATGCGCGCGAAGTATGGGCGTGAAGTGGTCGCTTCCCAAGCGGTCAACATCACGGATCGAGAATCGGTGCGGCGGATGCTGGATGGAGTGGTAAGCGAATACGGCGGGTTGGACGTGCTGGTCAACATCGCGGCTGTCTTCATCGCCCCGGGACCGGACGGCAAAGTGGCGGATGAGCTGTGGAAGCGAACCTACGAGATCAACGTCGTCGGCTCAGCGATCATCGCGGAAGAGGCTCGGGCGGTGGTGGCAAAGCAGGGAACGAAAGGCTCGTTCGTCCTGGTCTCGAGCGCAAACGCCGTGGTGAGCAAGAAGGGGTCGGTAGCTTACGACACCAGCAAAGCGGCGGTGAATCACCTGGTACGAGAGCTCGCCATCGAGTTCTCACCCGATGTAAGAGTCAACGCGATCGCCCCGGCCACCGTGGTCGAAGGATCGCAGATGTTCCCGCGCGACCGAACGATCTCTTCGCTTCAGAAGTACGATATCGCCTTCGAAGAGAGCGAGTCGACGGAAGATCTGAGAGCCAAACTGGCTAACTTTTATGCACAGAGAACGCTGCTTAAACAGCCGGTCTCCCCGGCAAAGGTAGCCGAGGCGATCTACCTTCTCGCCACCGACCGCTTCTCGCTGACCACGGGACATGTGGTGCCCGTCGACGCGGGTCTCCCCGAAGCCTTCCTCCGATAG
- a CDS encoding alpha-L-rhamnosidase C-terminal domain-containing protein has translation MRLLINEDPFPLDMTALPWSGRGQWECSWVSLDPKPEQPFVAAYRLLFEAPIDEIVRVHVTADERYELWLDGQYVGRGSERGDGEHWFFETYELELSAGPHVLVAKAWSLGEKAPYAQISAGHGFLLCPQTGDWQERIGTGKAAWEAKELPGYELTNPLTAWGTGWNVAIHGDAVAWGWENGEGDGWSPVAVGLRGMSPGVNDRTPYHLLVPAVLPPMLERRWPTTSLELVAEAPEGPTNVVAIRKSDDLIGEHEDWMRLLADDEPLTIPPHTRRRILVDLEDYVCAYPRAVLSGGKGARLRINWQESLYETVEGAEKGNRDEIEGKFFNTIWHKSEGVGDTFVSGGSSGQRFDTLWWQAGRYVELLVETQNDSLTIERLELIETHYPYEFDATFSASDERLEAIIPIMRRVLEMCSHETYMDCPYFEQLQYIGDTRLQVLVTYAQTNDDRLPRKSIRMFDASRQMSGLTQSRYPCRVLQIIPPFSLWWVTMLHDFALWRGDLEFVRERMLGARGVLDAYRAKVDSDQLLGGVDGWNFVDWVPSWNSGMPKDAVSGKSSVLNLQFALTLAKAAEIEEWLGEPEMAARHRRTAKGIISAVNDHFWSEERGLYANDLAHTEFSEHAQCLALLADAVPAERRESVVRHLLEDDDLDRTTVYFSHYLFETYTLLGRTDQILKRMDLWFEHPAKGMKTTVEMPEPTRSDCHAWGAHPLFHYYASFLGIRPTAPGFSEVEIRPQLGGLMSAEGTMPTPRGEIFVSVDGSGISVKLPPGMREVVVHDKNGGTPRIVFTSEGV, from the coding sequence ATGCGACTCCTCATCAACGAAGATCCGTTCCCGCTCGACATGACGGCGCTGCCATGGAGCGGGAGGGGGCAGTGGGAGTGTTCCTGGGTTTCCCTCGACCCGAAGCCGGAACAACCGTTCGTGGCCGCCTACCGGCTTCTATTCGAGGCGCCGATAGACGAGATCGTGCGGGTGCACGTGACGGCCGACGAGCGGTACGAGCTTTGGCTGGACGGCCAGTACGTGGGTCGGGGAAGCGAAAGGGGCGACGGCGAGCACTGGTTTTTCGAGACGTACGAGTTGGAGTTATCGGCGGGACCGCACGTGCTCGTCGCGAAAGCTTGGTCGCTGGGTGAAAAGGCGCCCTACGCCCAAATCTCGGCGGGGCATGGATTCTTGCTCTGTCCGCAAACCGGCGACTGGCAGGAGCGGATCGGCACTGGAAAAGCCGCCTGGGAGGCCAAAGAACTACCCGGCTACGAGCTTACGAACCCGCTGACCGCCTGGGGAACTGGGTGGAACGTCGCCATTCACGGCGATGCGGTCGCCTGGGGTTGGGAGAACGGTGAAGGTGACGGATGGTCGCCAGTCGCCGTGGGCCTGCGAGGGATGAGCCCGGGCGTAAACGACCGCACTCCTTACCACCTGTTGGTGCCGGCGGTATTGCCGCCGATGCTGGAGCGGCGTTGGCCGACCACGTCCCTGGAGTTGGTCGCCGAAGCGCCCGAAGGGCCGACGAATGTGGTGGCGATCCGGAAATCGGACGATTTGATCGGAGAGCACGAGGACTGGATGCGATTGCTGGCGGACGATGAGCCGCTGACGATACCACCCCACACCCGGCGACGCATCTTGGTGGACCTCGAGGATTACGTGTGTGCCTACCCGCGCGCGGTGCTGAGCGGAGGCAAGGGAGCCCGCCTTCGGATCAATTGGCAAGAGTCGCTGTACGAAACCGTCGAGGGGGCGGAAAAGGGGAATCGCGACGAGATTGAAGGGAAGTTCTTCAATACTATCTGGCACAAATCCGAAGGGGTCGGCGACACTTTCGTCTCGGGAGGAAGCTCGGGTCAACGGTTCGACACGCTCTGGTGGCAGGCGGGTCGCTACGTCGAGCTGCTCGTGGAGACGCAGAACGATTCCCTGACGATCGAACGACTGGAGCTTATCGAGACGCACTATCCGTACGAGTTCGACGCGACGTTCAGTGCCAGCGACGAGCGGCTGGAGGCGATCATTCCGATCATGCGACGCGTGCTGGAGATGTGTTCGCACGAGACGTATATGGACTGCCCGTACTTCGAGCAGCTTCAGTACATCGGAGACACGCGGCTCCAGGTGCTGGTGACCTACGCTCAGACGAACGACGACCGGTTGCCGAGGAAGTCGATCCGGATGTTCGACGCGTCGAGGCAGATGTCGGGGCTTACCCAGTCCCGCTACCCGTGCCGCGTGCTGCAGATCATCCCGCCGTTTTCCCTTTGGTGGGTGACCATGCTGCACGATTTCGCGCTCTGGCGAGGCGACCTCGAGTTCGTTCGGGAGCGAATGTTGGGCGCTCGCGGCGTTTTGGATGCATATCGCGCGAAGGTCGACTCCGACCAACTGCTCGGCGGCGTGGACGGCTGGAACTTCGTCGACTGGGTGCCGAGCTGGAATTCGGGCATGCCAAAGGACGCGGTGAGCGGAAAGAGCAGCGTGCTCAACCTGCAGTTCGCGCTAACACTGGCGAAGGCAGCGGAAATCGAGGAATGGCTCGGGGAACCCGAGATGGCGGCCCGGCATCGTCGGACCGCGAAAGGCATCATCTCGGCCGTAAACGACCATTTCTGGAGCGAGGAGCGGGGGTTGTACGCGAACGACTTGGCTCACACGGAGTTCAGCGAGCATGCTCAGTGCTTGGCGCTGTTGGCGGATGCGGTCCCGGCGGAACGCCGCGAGTCGGTCGTTCGGCACCTCCTAGAGGACGACGATCTGGATCGGACGACGGTCTATTTCAGCCACTATTTGTTCGAAACCTACACACTTCTTGGCCGCACCGACCAGATCCTGAAGCGAATGGACCTGTGGTTCGAGCACCCGGCGAAGGGGATGAAGACGACGGTAGAGATGCCAGAGCCGACCCGCTCGGATTGTCACGCCTGGGGAGCGCATCCGCTGTTCCACTACTACGCTTCGTTTCTGGGGATCCGCCCTACCGCCCCGGGATTCTCCGAGGTGGAGATTCGACCGCAGTTGGGTGGGCTGATGTCCGCTGAGGGGACCATGCCGACGCCTCGGGGCGAGATTTTCGTCTCCGTGGATGGATCGGGGATTTCGGTCAAATTGCCGCCGGGCATGAGGGAGGTAGTCGTGCACGACAAGAACGGTGGCACCCCCCGTATCGTTTTTACCTCTGAAGGGGTTTAG